In Methanobacterium formicicum, the following are encoded in one genomic region:
- the argF gene encoding ornithine carbamoyltransferase: MKHLLSALDARDHLEKILEDAEKFKSGKGPEAPLKGKSLAMVFEKSSTRTRISFEVGMYQLGGHPLYLSASDLQLGRGEIIPDTARAMSRYVDGIMIRAREHDDVLQFAQYADIPVINGLTNLEHPCQAFTDIFTIRERKNTLDLKMTFLGDGNNVCNSLLLATAMVGMDFTVACPPNYQPDSIILKEARKIAQQSGSTINITDDVAAAVKDADVLYTDVWVSMGDEAEEAQRIRDMQDYQVNQNLVGMAAPDAMVLHCLPAIRGQEITEEVLNGPQSAVWDEAENRLHVQKAILYHLLKD; encoded by the coding sequence AAAGGTCCAGAAGCACCGTTAAAAGGTAAGTCTCTGGCCATGGTTTTCGAAAAATCCTCAACTCGTACCAGGATATCATTTGAAGTGGGCATGTACCAGTTGGGTGGACATCCTCTCTACTTATCAGCTTCTGATCTACAGTTGGGAAGGGGAGAAATAATACCCGACACTGCCCGGGCTATGAGTCGTTACGTCGATGGGATCATGATCCGCGCACGTGAACACGACGATGTTCTCCAGTTTGCCCAGTACGCAGATATACCGGTGATAAATGGTTTAACCAACTTGGAACATCCCTGCCAGGCCTTCACGGATATTTTTACTATTAGGGAACGTAAAAACACCTTAGACCTTAAAATGACCTTCCTCGGGGATGGGAACAATGTCTGTAATTCTTTATTGCTGGCCACCGCCATGGTGGGTATGGATTTCACTGTAGCGTGCCCCCCTAACTATCAACCCGACTCCATTATCCTTAAAGAGGCCCGTAAAATAGCTCAACAATCAGGTTCCACCATAAACATTACCGATGATGTTGCTGCCGCAGTTAAAGATGCTGATGTATTGTACACCGACGTGTGGGTCAGTATGGGCGACGAAGCAGAAGAAGCCCAGAGAATAAGGGATATGCAGGATTATCAGGTTAACCAGAATTTGGTGGGCATGGCCGCCCCGGATGCCATGGTACTTCACTGCCTCCCCGCAATAAGGGGTCAGGAAATAACTGAAGAAGTTTTAAACGGACCACAATCTGCAGTATGGGATGAAGCAGAAAACAGGTTGCATGTCCAGAAGGCCATACTCTACCATTTGCTTAAAGATTAA
- a CDS encoding TetR/AcrR family transcriptional regulator, which yields MSNGTEQKILEAALKVFSEKGYTGARTRIIAERSGFTEMTLFRKFETKENLFNQVLTVNQQKIMEKVNSLVSLDDEITDPKAQFKVLIFNLVDLIDENFDYVNIIIYERDRASKSITELFISHLGDYLKKFPQDKIDSNVLAYMILSFLYFIILNKESKDAILNMDEAVGEFITYHSNSLEL from the coding sequence ATGTCTAATGGTACTGAACAGAAAATATTGGAAGCTGCTCTAAAAGTTTTCTCAGAAAAAGGTTATACGGGAGCTAGAACCCGTATAATAGCCGAAAGATCTGGTTTCACAGAGATGACACTGTTTAGAAAGTTTGAAACCAAGGAAAATCTTTTTAATCAAGTGTTAACTGTGAATCAGCAGAAGATAATGGAAAAGGTGAACTCTCTGGTGTCTTTGGATGATGAAATAACTGATCCTAAAGCCCAGTTCAAGGTTTTAATATTCAATCTGGTGGATTTAATTGACGAAAACTTTGATTACGTGAATATAATCATCTACGAAAGAGACCGGGCATCTAAATCCATTACTGAACTCTTTATATCCCATCTGGGTGATTACTTAAAGAAGTTCCCCCAGGACAAAATAGATTCCAATGTACTGGCCTACATGATCCTGAGCTTCCTGTATTTCATCATTTTAAACAAAGAATCGAAAGATGCTATTTTAAACATGGATGAAGCAGTGGGAGAATTTATAACCTACCATTCCAACTCTCTGGAATTGTAA